One Vigna unguiculata cultivar IT97K-499-35 chromosome 7, ASM411807v1, whole genome shotgun sequence genomic region harbors:
- the LOC114190072 gene encoding endoglucanase 17-like, whose translation MTFFSLSLTILLSLLSVFLLHANAYNHPIHHRHPRFATHNYRDALTKSILFFEGQRSGKLPPNQRMSWRRDSGLSDGAAMRVDLVGGYYDAGDNVKFGFPMAFTTTMLSWSVIEFGGLMKGELQNARVAIRWATDYLLKATAHPNTIYVQVGDAKKDHSCWERPEDMDTPRSVFKIDANTPGSEVAAETAAALAAASLVFRRTDPTYSKVLARRAIRVFQFADKYRGSYSNALKPFVCPFYCSYSGYQDELLWGAAWLHKATKNPMYLNYIKVNGQILGAAEFDNTFGWDNKHAGARILLSKEFLVQRVQSLHDYKGHADNFVCSLIPGTSFSSTQYTPGGLLFKMSDSNMQYVTSTSFLLLTYAKYLTSAHTVVNCGGIAVTPKRLRSIAKKQVDYLLGDNPLKMSYMVGYGPRYPRRIHHRGSSLPSIGVHPGKIQCRAGFGVMNSQSPNPNILVGAIVGGPDQHDRFPDERSDYEQSEPATYINSPLVGALAYLAHSFGQL comes from the exons ATGACTTTCTTCTCCCTTTCCCTCACCATTCTCCTTTCCCTTCTCtctgtttttcttctacatgCCAATGCTTACAATCACCCCATTCACCATCGCCACCCTCGTTTTGCCACTCATAACTACAGAGATGCTCTCACCAAATCCATTCTCTTCTTCGAAGGCCAGAGGTCAGGGAAGCTCCCTCCTAACCAGAGAATGTCTTGGAGGAGGGACTCTGGTCTTTCTGATGGCGCAGCCATGCGT GTTGATTTGGTTGGAGGGTACTATGATGCTGGGGACAATGTCAAATTTGGCTTCCCCATGGCCTTCACCACCACCATGCTCTCATGGAGCGTCATTGAGTTTGGTGGGCTTATGAAAGGTGAGTTGCAGAATGCCAGAGTGGCCATTCGCTGGGCCACTGATTATCTTCTCAAAGCTACTGCACATCCTAACACCATTTATGTTCAG GTGGGGGATGCTAAGAAGGACCATTCTTGTTGGGAGAGACCAGAGGACATGGACACTCCAAGAAGCGTGTTCAAAATAGATGCAAACACACCTGGTTCAGAAGTTGCCGCGGAAACTGCTGCAGCTCTTGCAGCTGCTTCTCTGGTTTTTAGAAGAACTGACCCTACATACTCAAAAGTTTTAGCTAGAAGGGCCATCAGG GTATTCCAGTTTGCTGATAAGTACAGGGGGTCCTACAGCAATGCCTTGAAACCCTTTGTGTGTCCCTTCTACTGCTCTTACTCTGGTTATCAG GATGAGCTGTTGTGGGGTGCTGCCTGGCTGCACAAGGCTACAAAGAATCCGATGTACCTAAACTACATTAAAGTTAATGGCCAGATCCTTGGAGCTGCAGAGTTTGACAACACCTTTGGGTGGGATAACAAGCATGCTGGAGCGAGAATACTTCTTTCCAAG GAATTCCTGGTTCAAAGGGTACAATCCCTCCATGACTACAAGGGCCATGCGGACAATTTCGTTTGTTCCCTAATTCCTGGGACCTCTTTCTCTTCCACCCAGTATACACCAG GTGGTCTTCTTTTCAAGATGAGTGATAGCAACATGCAATATGTCACATCCACCTCCTTCCTGCTGCTAACATACGCCAAATACTTAACCTCAGCTCATACGGTTGTTAACTGTGGTGGAATCGCAGTAACACCAAAGAGGCTTCGGTCAATAGCTAAGAAACAG GTGGATTACTTGCTTGGAGACAACCCCTTAAAGATGTCGTACATGGTGGGGTATGGTCCAAGGTACCCAAGAAGGATACACCACAGGGGTTCATCTCTACCGTCCATTGGTGTACACCCTGGAAAGATCCAATGTCGTGCAGGCTTCGGTGTGATGAATTCACAGTCCCCCAACCCAAACATTCTAGTGGGGGCTATTGTTGGTGGACCGGACCAACATGATAGGTTCCCAGATGAACGGTCAGATTATGAGCAATCAGAGCCAGCCACATACATTAACTCACCCCTTGTAGGAGCACTCGCTTATCTTGCTCACTCATTTGGTCAACTCTAA
- the LOC114191301 gene encoding uncharacterized protein LOC114191301, translating into MAEESWMTPLRSYLADNKLPEDVNEVRKIKKNSSRYTLIDDHLFRYGFSRPLMICVGRREAFRLMTELHEGICGSHVGGRALMLRIVQGGFFWPTMKNDCIEYVRKYESCQKHADWSHAPPEVLHSINTPWPFHTWGIDILDLFPIGVRQLKFLIVVVEYFTKWIEAEPVVVISGSRVFSSVEHPQTNGQAEAANKVILRGVKRRLMAAKGEWPNEIHRVLWAYHTTPQTSTRETPFTLVYGTDAMIPIEIMENTGRVRLLDEEVSEVGLQENLDVIDEVRDLAQISGEAMKRRLERSYKTKVIPRGFQAQDLVLRKAQLIQMDSKLAPKWTGPYRVKEVLEEGAYKLETLEGKEIPRT; encoded by the exons ATGGCTGAAGAATCTTGGATGACACCTTTAAGAAGCTATCTTGCGGATAACAAGTTACCTGAGGATGTGAATGAGGTgcgaaaaataaagaaaaactcaaGTCGATATACACTGATCGATGACCATTTGTTTAGGTATGGATTTTCTAGGCCCTTGATGATTTGCGTAGGTAGGAGAGAGGCATTTCGGCTCATGACCGAACTCCATGAGGGCATATGTGGAAGTCACGTTGGAGGGAGAGCACTGATGTTGCGGATAGTTCAGGGTGGGTTCTTTTGGCCCACTATGAAGAATGATTGTATAGAGTATGTCAGGAAATATGAGTCGTGTCAGAAACATGCTGATTGGAGCCATGCACCACCAGAGGTGTTGCATTCTATTAATACACCTTGGCCCTTTCACACTTGGGGAATAGACATTTTGGATCTGTTTCCTATAGGGGTGAGACAGCTCAAGTTTTTGATTGTTGTTGtagaatattttacaaaatggaTTGAAGCCGAGCCGGTTGTTGTGATTTCGGGTAGTCGG GTTTTCTCTTCGGTGGAGCATCCTCAAACGAATGGTCAAGCGGAAGCGGCTAATAAAGTGATATTAAGGGGTGTGAAACGAAGATTGATGGCAGCAAAAGGAGAGTGGCCAAATGAGATACACCGAGTGTTATGGGCATACCATACCACACCTCAGACGTCTACTCGAGAAACTCCATTTACCTTGGTATACGGCACAGACGCAATGATCCCGATAGAAATCATGGAAAACACGGGAAGAGTAAGGTTGCTTGATGAGGAGGTTTCTGAGGTTGGGTTGCAGGAAAACCTTGATGTTATAGATGAAGTAAGGGACTTGGCCCAGATTTCGGGTGAAGCAATGAAGAGGAGGTTAGAAAGAAGTTACAAGACTAAGGTAATACCTCGGGGTTTCCAGGCACAGGATTTGGTATTAAGGAAGGCACAGTTAATTCAGATGGATAGCAAGTTGGCGCCAAAGTGGACCGGGCCTTATCGTGTTAAAGAAGTATTGGAGGAAGGAGCTTACAAATTGGAGACATTAGAGGGAAAAGAGATACCACGGACATAG